One Aneurinibacillus migulanus genomic region harbors:
- a CDS encoding amidohydrolase, with protein sequence MFADLAIYNGQIVSMDQRHSHHEAMAVKHGRIVGMGAWQDITPFIDKQTQVINLEGRTVLPGFIDAHQHMIYFGTNLLNLDCNCTSIQDIVQAVEERAAFLNSDEWILGWGVDEAKLEEGRLPEASDFTHISNPVYLTRFCLHTAIVNERALNLAGINSQTEAPSGGELLRDTQGNITGVLREKAMDLVQQAIPPYTLDQMKQAIALADEKYVEEGITSVHEAGMGFHTGSLEEFQAFQELSHDGQLKVRVYGMVLDTFFSELKAMHLTTGFGNEQIKIGAVKMFADGTLSGRTAAVHEEYLDPAGFRGILMYKDEELEEKVLAAHREGYQISIHAIGDRAVEQVIIAYEKALSSYPRTDHRHRIEHCAICNPNLIARMQKLGIIPVPQPGIYYLAGDVYNRVLKPQVLDGFYALASFMEAGLKPAGSSDCPVVPASPFLGMYAAMTRKTRSGEDIVPEQKLSLYEALQMYTNYGAYASFAEHELGSLEVGKFADFVVLPTGFMDFSAEQVKDTKVEMTVIGGKIQYERVRKHAGNLHYG encoded by the coding sequence ATGTTTGCGGATTTGGCAATATATAATGGGCAGATTGTTTCGATGGATCAGCGGCACAGTCATCATGAAGCAATGGCGGTAAAACACGGTCGCATTGTTGGCATGGGAGCATGGCAGGATATTACTCCTTTTATTGACAAGCAGACACAGGTCATTAATTTGGAAGGCAGAACAGTGCTTCCTGGCTTTATCGACGCCCATCAACACATGATTTATTTCGGGACCAATTTGCTTAATCTTGATTGTAATTGTACATCCATCCAGGATATCGTACAGGCGGTGGAGGAGCGTGCAGCTTTTTTGAATAGCGATGAATGGATTCTGGGTTGGGGGGTGGATGAAGCGAAGCTTGAAGAGGGACGATTGCCCGAAGCTTCCGATTTTACTCACATTTCCAATCCTGTTTATCTGACACGCTTTTGTCTGCATACAGCGATCGTCAACGAACGTGCGCTGAACCTGGCGGGAATAAATAGCCAAACAGAGGCTCCATCGGGTGGCGAATTATTAAGGGATACACAGGGAAACATTACCGGTGTTTTACGGGAAAAAGCGATGGATTTAGTGCAGCAAGCCATTCCCCCCTATACTCTCGATCAGATGAAACAGGCGATTGCTCTGGCGGATGAGAAATACGTGGAAGAAGGAATTACTTCAGTACATGAAGCCGGTATGGGCTTTCATACGGGATCGCTCGAAGAGTTTCAGGCATTTCAGGAGTTATCCCATGACGGTCAGCTTAAGGTACGCGTATACGGGATGGTGCTGGATACGTTCTTTTCTGAATTGAAGGCTATGCACCTTACGACCGGCTTTGGCAATGAACAGATAAAAATCGGTGCCGTTAAAATGTTTGCCGATGGTACACTAAGTGGCCGGACGGCAGCCGTTCACGAAGAGTACCTGGACCCTGCAGGGTTTCGCGGCATTCTGATGTATAAAGATGAAGAATTGGAAGAAAAAGTGTTGGCGGCTCACAGAGAAGGCTATCAAATCTCCATACACGCCATCGGCGATCGAGCTGTCGAACAGGTCATTATCGCTTACGAGAAGGCGCTTTCTTCCTATCCGCGCACCGATCATCGCCATCGGATCGAACATTGCGCCATCTGTAATCCTAATCTTATCGCTCGTATGCAAAAGCTTGGAATCATTCCTGTTCCCCAGCCCGGTATTTATTATTTGGCCGGAGATGTATACAATCGGGTCCTCAAACCTCAAGTGCTTGATGGATTTTATGCGCTTGCATCCTTTATGGAAGCGGGGTTGAAACCAGCCGGAAGCTCAGATTGCCCGGTCGTGCCAGCTTCTCCTTTCCTCGGTATGTATGCGGCGATGACACGCAAGACAAGAAGCGGAGAAGATATTGTACCCGAACAGAAGCTTTCGTTATATGAAGCGCTGCAAATGTATACGAATTATGGGGCATATGCTTCGTTTGCCGAACATGAACTTGGCTCTCTTGAAGTCGGGAAGTTCGCTGATTTTGTAGTTTTGCCAACGGGTTTTATGGACTTTTCTGCCGAACAGGTGAAAGATACGAAGGTGGAGATGACGGTTATCGGAGGAAAAATTCAATATGAGCGGGTGAGAAAGCATGCTGGTAATCTCCATTACGGATGA
- a CDS encoding D-2-hydroxyacid dehydrogenase gives MLVISITDELQPHHIERISNLVSPMEVVIEKDLYQPEIPIENAEILITYGHQVTGETLNRMPGLKWIQIFQSGVERLPFEEITKREILLTNIRDFHGIPMAEYVISMILYFTRCIPRYIQYQKERHWCRQEYVDEAYGKTLSIFGAGAIGQYIAQRCRQFGMRILGVNTTGKPHPDFDAMFSMKEKTEVLKRSDFVVLLLPATEETYHCFGKKEFAAMKQTACLINIGRGALINTDDLLASLDSREIRGAALDVTEEEPLPANHPLWDSEHVILTPHIAARTYQYFNRAIDKFALNWEMYSKGEQPPYYVDVKKEY, from the coding sequence ATGCTGGTAATCTCCATTACGGATGAATTGCAGCCGCATCACATCGAACGGATCTCTAACCTAGTGAGTCCGATGGAGGTCGTAATAGAAAAAGATTTATATCAACCAGAAATTCCTATAGAGAATGCGGAAATTCTTATTACGTACGGGCATCAGGTTACAGGTGAGACGCTAAATCGAATGCCAGGACTCAAGTGGATTCAGATATTTCAGTCAGGAGTCGAACGGCTCCCTTTTGAAGAGATAACGAAGCGGGAGATTTTATTGACGAATATTCGGGACTTTCATGGCATCCCGATGGCTGAGTATGTAATAAGCATGATTTTGTATTTTACTCGTTGTATTCCAAGGTACATTCAATACCAGAAAGAAAGGCACTGGTGTCGTCAGGAATATGTGGATGAAGCATACGGGAAAACCCTGTCCATCTTTGGCGCTGGGGCGATTGGTCAGTATATTGCACAGAGATGCCGGCAATTCGGCATGCGGATTCTCGGCGTCAATACGACCGGCAAGCCTCATCCTGATTTTGACGCGATGTTTTCCATGAAAGAAAAAACAGAGGTGCTTAAGCGGAGTGATTTTGTCGTGTTGCTTCTGCCAGCGACGGAGGAAACATATCACTGTTTCGGAAAAAAAGAGTTCGCAGCGATGAAACAAACCGCTTGCCTGATTAATATCGGGCGAGGAGCGCTTATCAATACAGATGATTTACTTGCCAGCCTGGATAGCAGAGAAATTAGAGGGGCGGCACTCGATGTTACGGAAGAAGAGCCATTGCCCGCCAATCACCCACTTTGGGACAGTGAGCATGTCATTCTTACACCGCACATTGCTGCCCGCACCTATCAATATTTCAACCGTGCTATCGATAAGTTTGCGCTGAATTGGGAGATGTATAGTAAAGGCGAGCAGCCGCCTTACTATGTAGATGTGAAGAAAGAATATTAA
- a CDS encoding class II aldolase/adducin family protein, with translation MAESYERVEHEQFIQQKRTIEEERLHRKQCLAASFRLFARFGYDMGVAGHITARDPEYTDHFWVNPFAMDFSRIRVSDLVLVDHEGRVVQGNQPINRAAFAIHSQIHAVRPDTIAAAHSHSTYGKAWSTLGRLLDPITQDACAFYHDHGVFDDYTGVVYEVKEGMRIAEALGDYKAVILRNHGLLTVGQTVEAAVWWFISMERSCQAQILAESIGQPILIEEDSAKRTAGQVGFPQAGVINFRPLYERIVREEPDFLD, from the coding sequence ATGGCGGAGTCATACGAGCGTGTTGAACATGAACAATTTATTCAACAGAAAAGAACGATAGAAGAAGAACGTCTTCACCGGAAGCAATGTCTGGCGGCGTCTTTCCGTCTGTTTGCCCGGTTTGGCTACGATATGGGCGTAGCTGGCCACATTACGGCCAGAGATCCAGAGTATACCGATCATTTCTGGGTCAATCCGTTTGCTATGGACTTCAGTCGAATTCGTGTGTCGGACCTTGTACTTGTTGACCATGAAGGAAGAGTAGTGCAAGGAAATCAACCGATTAACCGGGCCGCGTTCGCCATCCATTCACAAATTCATGCGGTACGCCCTGATACGATAGCGGCGGCACATTCGCATTCGACGTATGGGAAAGCCTGGTCTACACTAGGTCGTCTGCTAGACCCGATTACGCAGGATGCCTGTGCATTCTACCACGATCATGGCGTGTTCGATGATTATACAGGTGTTGTGTATGAAGTGAAAGAAGGCATGCGGATTGCTGAAGCGCTGGGTGACTATAAAGCTGTGATTTTACGTAATCATGGGCTTCTTACTGTAGGACAGACGGTGGAAGCGGCCGTATGGTGGTTTATTTCAATGGAGCGGTCGTGTCAGGCGCAGATTTTAGCGGAGTCGATCGGACAGCCGATTTTGATTGAAGAAGACAGTGCGAAGCGTACAGCGGGTCAGGTTGGTTTTCCGCAGGCAGGTGTTATCAATTTTCGACCGTTGTATGAACGGATTGTAAGGGAAGAACCAGATTTCCTAGATTGA
- a CDS encoding AAA family ATPase → MFLKKVILLRENITSYEHYPFSIPSIKSLHELDFRSNVTFFVGENGSGKSTLLEAIADKCEFNTAGGGRNNMYEVHASESALGEYIRLSWLPKITNGFFLRAESFYHFASHIDQVDTKRFKDYGGRSLHKQSHGESFLSLFLHRFKGKAIYLLDEPEAALSPARQLAFLKVLHDLVSKGDSQFIIATHSPILLGYPNATILSFDNENIEEIQYEATDHYQITKYFLQHREKFLSDLLVNEHKEVQN, encoded by the coding sequence ATGTTTTTAAAAAAGGTGATACTTCTTCGAGAAAATATTACATCTTACGAGCACTATCCCTTCTCCATACCTTCTATTAAATCCTTGCATGAACTCGATTTTCGAAGTAATGTAACATTTTTTGTAGGGGAAAATGGTTCAGGAAAATCTACCTTGTTGGAAGCGATCGCAGATAAGTGTGAGTTTAACACTGCTGGTGGTGGACGAAATAATATGTATGAAGTTCATGCGTCTGAATCTGCACTCGGTGAATATATTAGACTTTCATGGTTACCGAAGATAACAAATGGCTTTTTTCTACGGGCAGAATCTTTTTATCATTTTGCTTCCCATATTGATCAGGTAGATACCAAAAGATTTAAGGATTATGGGGGACGATCTCTTCACAAACAATCGCATGGTGAGTCTTTTTTATCACTCTTTTTACATCGTTTTAAAGGAAAAGCGATATATTTATTAGACGAGCCAGAGGCAGCTCTTTCTCCTGCAAGGCAGTTAGCATTTTTAAAGGTCCTTCATGATCTAGTTTCAAAAGGCGATAGCCAGTTTATAATAGCTACTCATTCTCCAATTTTATTAGGGTATCCAAACGCAACAATACTAAGCTTTGATAATGAAAACATTGAAGAAATACAATATGAAGCGACTGATCATTATCAAATCACAAAATATTTCTTACAACATAGAGAAAAGTTCCTTTCAGACTTATTGGTAAATGAACATAAAGAAGTCCAAAATTAA
- a CDS encoding FadR/GntR family transcriptional regulator, which produces MKLRQATRLTLVEQVVVQIDELIQSSEWPVGKRIPAEPELVKQLGVSRNTVREAVRALIHTGLLEARQGDGTYVCSSSELGAALLRRLRRSNIAETLEVRYALEQEAARLAAVRRTQEDIEVLRECLANCSSAKDVEAYIQADMELHQAIVSSTHNGFLADLYEHMNEAIKISIGSTVEYTVLSELHEDLQQHDKIHGDLVTAIINGDPEASASAVRTHIQLSQNVLLEKDNKEK; this is translated from the coding sequence ATGAAATTGAGGCAAGCGACCCGTTTGACTTTGGTGGAGCAGGTTGTTGTTCAAATTGATGAACTTATCCAATCGAGCGAATGGCCGGTAGGGAAACGTATTCCAGCGGAGCCGGAGCTAGTAAAGCAGCTCGGAGTGAGTAGAAATACCGTGCGGGAAGCTGTGAGGGCACTCATTCATACTGGTCTTTTGGAGGCCCGTCAGGGAGATGGCACATACGTATGCTCATCGAGTGAGCTTGGTGCGGCATTATTGCGTCGACTGCGGCGTTCTAATATCGCTGAAACATTGGAAGTGCGGTATGCTCTTGAACAAGAGGCGGCACGTCTGGCTGCCGTACGACGTACACAAGAAGATATTGAAGTTTTGCGCGAATGTCTGGCAAACTGCAGTTCAGCGAAAGACGTAGAAGCGTATATTCAGGCGGATATGGAATTGCACCAAGCTATTGTGAGTTCCACGCACAACGGATTTTTAGCTGATTTATATGAACATATGAACGAAGCAATAAAGATTTCCATTGGCAGCACAGTGGAGTATACCGTCCTTTCGGAGCTGCACGAGGACCTACAGCAGCACGATAAGATACATGGTGATTTAGTTACTGCCATTATTAACGGCGATCCAGAAGCTTCTGCCAGCGCTGTTCGTACACACATTCAGCTATCTCAGAACGTTCTGCTAGAAAAAGACAATAAGGAGAAATAA
- a CDS encoding CynX/NimT family MFS transporter, with product MISETNVAHTRDYSRAGLWLLILGIILVASNLRAPLTSVGPLIGVIRDDTGISNALAGMLTTFPLLAFALLSPFAPKIARRIGMEATLLVSLLVLTAGILLRSVPAVGTLFLGTALLGMAIAIGNVLLPSIIKQEFPKKMGLMTGVYSVSMNLWAAIASGISIPLAQGLGFGWRGSLVLWAILSLVSLLVWLPQLRFRHQRSTATQGTVAPAVNLWRSRIAWQVTMFMGLQSLCFYVIIAWLPEILHQQGISHSSAGWLLSLMQFVSLPATFIMPVLAGRSSNQRMLVGITSTLLFIGYIGLLSGSTLYMPVWIILIGIATGSCFSLAVMFFALRTRSVHEAAELSGMAQSIGYLLAAIGPTLFGFMHDMTHGWNIPLIMLSVVAVLLFIFGFGAASSEYVLSEEKNMR from the coding sequence ATGATTTCAGAAACGAATGTAGCCCATACACGCGATTACTCTCGTGCCGGGCTATGGCTGCTTATTTTAGGAATTATACTTGTAGCATCTAATTTGCGGGCTCCACTTACATCGGTAGGGCCATTAATCGGAGTCATCCGCGACGATACAGGCATATCGAATGCGTTAGCCGGCATGCTGACAACTTTTCCGTTGTTGGCTTTTGCGCTTCTTTCTCCATTTGCACCTAAAATTGCCCGGAGAATCGGGATGGAAGCGACATTGCTAGTAAGCTTACTCGTTTTGACGGCTGGAATCCTTTTGCGTTCAGTGCCAGCAGTCGGAACGCTATTTCTAGGAACGGCCTTGCTTGGAATGGCTATCGCGATTGGAAATGTACTGTTGCCTAGCATAATTAAACAAGAATTTCCGAAGAAAATGGGTCTAATGACAGGCGTATATTCTGTTTCAATGAATTTATGGGCAGCCATTGCTTCAGGTATTAGCATTCCGCTTGCACAAGGATTAGGCTTCGGATGGCGTGGCTCCCTTGTACTCTGGGCTATTCTCTCTCTGGTTTCCTTGTTGGTTTGGTTGCCGCAACTTCGTTTTCGTCACCAACGTTCTACTGCCACACAAGGAACGGTAGCCCCTGCGGTTAATTTATGGCGTTCTCGTATAGCCTGGCAAGTCACTATGTTTATGGGCTTACAATCATTATGCTTTTATGTAATTATTGCATGGCTTCCTGAAATTCTGCACCAACAGGGGATTAGTCATTCATCAGCGGGATGGCTGCTTTCATTAATGCAGTTTGTTAGCCTTCCAGCTACATTTATTATGCCTGTGCTTGCAGGTCGTAGCTCAAATCAGCGTATGCTTGTCGGTATTACTTCAACTCTCCTATTTATCGGCTACATAGGGCTTCTTAGCGGAAGTACACTGTACATGCCAGTATGGATTATACTGATTGGCATCGCGACGGGTTCCTGCTTTAGTCTAGCTGTGATGTTTTTCGCGCTTCGGACCCGCAGCGTGCATGAAGCAGCTGAGCTGTCGGGTATGGCGCAATCGATCGGCTATTTGCTTGCTGCCATAGGCCCTACTCTTTTTGGTTTTATGCACGATATGACACACGGTTGGAATATCCCCCTTATTATGCTTAGCGTTGTTGCTGTTCTTCTTTTTATTTTCGGATTTGGTGCTGCTAGCAGTGAGTATGTACTTTCGGAAGAGAAGAATATGAGGTAA
- a CDS encoding universal stress protein, with the protein MFNKILVAIDGSEMGNKALEAAISIAQEQNARISLLHVGRDAVTSSYMIGGIAYIPEDYIVEMEESLKKEGEALLNEAKAKAEAANVPAEAFYVKGDPARQILDRAEEGGYHLIVIGSRGLSGFKEMMLGSVSHKVSQLSKCPVLIVK; encoded by the coding sequence ATGTTTAACAAAATTTTGGTAGCGATTGATGGTTCAGAGATGGGGAATAAAGCGCTGGAAGCGGCAATAAGTATTGCGCAGGAACAAAATGCCCGTATTAGTCTATTGCATGTTGGTAGAGATGCGGTTACTTCTTCATATATGATTGGAGGGATTGCATATATACCTGAAGATTATATTGTTGAAATGGAAGAGTCGTTGAAGAAAGAGGGCGAAGCGTTGCTTAATGAGGCGAAAGCCAAAGCAGAAGCTGCGAACGTACCTGCAGAAGCTTTCTATGTTAAAGGGGATCCAGCGCGCCAAATTCTCGATCGGGCTGAGGAAGGTGGATATCATCTGATCGTGATCGGTAGTCGGGGGTTGAGTGGTTTTAAAGAGATGATGCTGGGTAGCGTTAGCCATAAAGTATCTCAGCTGTCAAAATGCCCGGTTTTAATCGTGAAATAA